tccatcattagcacatatggggTTAAtgtatagcacttatggctaattatggactaattaggctcaaaagatttgtctcgcgatttccatataaacttttgcaattagttttttatctatatttaatgctatcatgtgtccaaagattcgatataatgtttttagggaaaaaaaatttgggaactaaacaaggcctatagCTGCCGGGGATTGCCGTCGATTACTCCATTGAcatttttgttgttgatgaaaaGATTGAACATGGTAATctataataattaaatatttcctccgtaaaaaaaaaccaatctagtattTGATGAGACATTTcctagtataataaatctggacaagCTTCTATTATTCATTGTTCTAGAAAATATCACATCCAATCTTAgatttgttcttttcttttacggagggagtactagtagtagtatgtATGTCTGTCCCCATGTCTGGTGTTATCCTTTCAGCCACCACGCAACGTGGTACAAAATTATATTAGATTCATTCACATACTTACATTCCATCCATTTTAGATTGATTTTATGGAAAAGAGGGAGTACAACAGGATTCAACATCACTTGTAGAAATTTttattgtttgaaaaaaaaaaagcaacagaGAGATGTCATTAGTCATGTACTGCCTCCAtctcaaatactccctctgtcaaaaaaaaaaacaaatctactattggatgtgatatatcctaatacaatgaatttggataaGTTCATGTACAAATTTGTTGTAAGGATATGCTACATCTAATcataggttagtttttttttacgaaagGAGTAAGCACAATTTCAGAatctaaatttattttcaaatcaGTGCATGCAATTCTAGAGTACTAGTACTTGTCACTTCAATCCtatctcattcaaatttctcttCGTCTTACCCCAATTACTCtctcaattaaaaaaaattcatcttattcaaattttatctTTCTAGAATAGCTATTTTTAGCACAATAACTTGTCCCAAAATGAAACCATTTCTCCACCTACCCTTCACTGTCAACCAATCACGACCATTCTCTTCACATATTTTCTCTTCTCCACCAATTATACCCCTTCTCCAATCatctctacctactttcttaatacctaTGTCAATCTAAAAAATACTtattctctccgtcccaaaaaaacgaatttaggactagatgtgacatattctagtacaatgaatctggacagaggtatatccagattcattatactagctTGGATGTGTCACAACcagtactagattggttttttatgcaATGGGGGAgtacattttaggacggagaaacTAGTTATTTTGAGATGGGGTAGtactactttatttttttttaaggatgggTGAGATATGAACCCTCACTAGTTGAGAATATAATAAAGCCAAAATGTTAATAGAGGTAGTATGATCGAGTTGTTAAATTGTAAAAGTCACATTTTAAAAGTACTATGTTATTATATTTGGGATAAAATTTAAACTCaagttatattatattttagtacACTCCCCCATTCCAAACTAGCttcatttttcatcattttacTAGCCACATTCGTCACGCGTTGCGTGACCATCATGACTTTTTTTCAATTTCTATAGGTGGACTATGGCATATGCCACTAAGAAGAAGGACCATGACACCCTCTATATTTATCGTCAATTTTGCATACATAtgctaaataaattttacaacATTTAGTATAACCTACCAGTGCATTTGTTATAGTAAATTCATTTTTACTATACTCACCTTGATGCGAACCCCAAAGCTAAGAGTTTGTTTATAGATAATTTTGTACTTATTGtatataaattttacaaaagaATCACATGTTTAAGGTTCACTACTAGAGAAACGATTTTTCATAGCGtttggaaaatatttttcatggcgACTACAAGCAAAAACCGCCAGCGTAGAAAATTGAGGGGGTGGGGGGTCAcgggccgccagcgaaaactaattttcgctggcggccataTTAATAGGTCCGCCATaaaaaatactatatttttCGAGGCGGACCTCTTAAATGTTCGCTAGCATAAATCAGTGTTTTCGCTGGCGGGTACTAAAGAGATCCGCCAGCGAAAAAACGGATCCACCAGCGAAAAGCACAGCTCACAGATCGATTCCTTCACAGCATCACCCACCCACGCATTTAAAAGCAAtttcacccacccacccactgcATTCATCTCTCCTCATTATCTCTTTCTCATCTCCActcacctctctcccctcccctcccatcccgtccctctccttctcccagTTCTAgccggagggagggggcggcggccgccgcggcagcgACGACAGGCGGACCTGGCGGCAGCGACGACAGGCGGACCTGGCGGCAGCGCTCGGGTGAGGCGGGACGGCGGCTCTCGGGCGTGGCGGGGTGGCGGCGCTCGAGCGCGGCGGGCGATGGctctcgggcgcgggcggggaggccggatccgccgccgtcgtaccACGACGATGACGACAACGATGGGCCGGGCCACGATGACAACAATGAGCACAgcgaccaccaccacgacgacgacaATGGGCCGGgccacgacgacgatgacgaccacGGCGACTGGTGACGACGACCGgagggcctcctcctcccttccctctccctctcccagatctagccggagggagggggcggccgccgcggcggcgatggcaggcGGACGACGACGATTTTAATGAATTTCTCCAATTTATGTTTGTATTGATGtttcatatatgcatgtattgaTGTTTGTTTGTTAAGAATGAAGTGAGAAATTGATGTAGTATTCTTTTAAGGTTGGATGGTTGGATTTGATGTGGATTTGAATTGTTATGGATTTGAGATTTGGGGATGTAGATTTGGGATGCTTAGCAGCATGGGGCTTTTGCTGGCGGCTGGAGGACAACTGCATatggttttttttatctcaaaATTAATTATCGCTGGCGGCCGGTATAACACAGCCGCCAGTGAAAATTGATTATCGTTGACGGTCGGTATAACacagccgccagcgaaaatcgatttttgctggcggccgGTATAACACAACCGGCAGCAAAAATTGATTATCGCTAGCGGCCGATAACCGCTAGCGAATATTGATATTTTCTCTGGCCTTTGCTCTGTGGCGGCTGCAATTTCCGCCAGAGAAAACCCAAAATGGCCGCCACGAAAGATGATTTTCATAGTATTGGTTATTCATAATCAATTGCAAGAAATGTACCACAATGCTATGAATGCATTATGATTACTATTTGCTAATCATAAGTGGGGTCCACATCTCTCTCctatcctcttcttcctcacgcaCGTGGCGGAGCGGAGGAATGGAGCGACGGCCCGAGCCGGGACGGCTCGGCGCGCAGCAGAaaaagcggcggcgctccgccAGGGTCTCACCgccagcgacggcgaggcgcgaCGGCCACCATACGCACGGCGCGACGGACAGGTGCGTCGTGGCGGAtaggtgcgcggcggcggcgggcaactGCTGGTGCGGCTgcggcgtcggtggcgcggACTTGGCCGAGCTctgcgccgtggcggcggcggcagcgttgcagagcggctgcagcagcgggtggtggtggcgagcgGCTCCATCGccattgtgatttgtgcattGCATTCGATCGATTTGTTGCCGTTGATTGGTTTCTTGTTGATGTGTGTGCAGGTTTGAGGTGGATCCATGGCGACGGGTCGGTGGAGAACAGGACCTGCAGACcgcggcctgcggcggcggcgacggcgccgtggGGCTCAGCTTCGAGacgcaccacggcggcggcgtggcgccttCACCAGAGTTCGCGGCGTGCACGGCGAGCTCCTGCAGCGCGGCGAGCTCCTGGTGCACCATGACCGGCCGAGCCatcaccaccgccgtcgcttCCCAACGCCGCAACcagccgaagccgccgccgcagttgAAGTTGGATGGGGATTTCAGGTACTGAGGCTGAGGGCATTTCCGTCCTTTtgaaatttctctctcctctttttcactgaaaataataaaatattgcCTCGGGTGTCCTATAGCTAATTGCACAAATTTTATAGTGTCCATTGGCAGTGTCGCCTTTTTTGGGTGTCTTCTAGCTAattacatgatttttggatatcctgtggcaaattttgcctattttTTGTGCTTGTAAATGATCAagaaataatattaatataCATTTGTTGACATGTTCAATATCTTAAAACCATTTTTTATTTGGTAAATGATTGAAAGTGGTATTAAGAAAAGCAATCGGTCTAGAGTGGTAATTGTGTGAATCTTTCATAATTTAGAAATTCGCATATCAATTACAACTCTTACCGTAGGTAATTTACCATGGGCAttaagattaaaaatttaatCATGTTTTTCCACTTGAATCATAATTTGCTTGAATACatacttttttcttcttttattcaaTAATTTTGATCCTCCTATCTTTTACCTTTGTTTATATATCCTATTATTCTATTTTTGTTAATCATGTTATTGCCTTGcaataatatttttcatattttcaaatattttacTCTCAATCATAAAATAACCAATGTCAACTTTGTCTCTAATGCCTTAAAAACACTTAAAATTGACTAACTTCCTTGCTAATCTAATTACATCATGCGTAATCCCAATAGCTATGGTCTATCTAGCTAATACCAGGAAGCTtgcttagtactccctccatccataaaaGTTATGCTACCTATTACTTTTGTCACCAAGAGAAGGAGAAATCGAATCATCCTGGTtgttacaaaatcaaggagtgagtgcaagcatgcaaccaacAAGTGTTTAGGTGACTCCTTGGGTTCTAattaaacatttaatttatctcttcatttaagttttgaatgcataaagcctacaaataggaacaacttatttgaaaaaactCAAAGGTGAAATAGGTATAACTTTGATGGATGGAGAGAATACGTGACCTTCCTTTTCCATTTGACTATAggtcttctttctttctctaaTCCTTGCTTTCTTTCTCTAATCCTTTCCGAAGACTCCTGAGTCTGAGTCCTGAATCCGACCTGATGAGTCATCTTTTACCGGCCCATCCTCTCTAGATCCGCTGTTATCTATTGAATGCATGCTGCATCTAACGGCTCTTATTATTCTGATGACGTGGCAAATTGTGGTGGTGAGAAAGATTAATCCTTTCACTACTTTATATGTATGCTGCATGTAACGGCTCTGATTATTCTGATGACGTGGCAAATTGTGGTGGTGAGAAAGATTAATCCTTTAACTACTTTagatttgtttcaaaataactTCATTTTTCACCATCTTATCATCCAGAAATACCTTTATCTTTTATGCAATCATGCATTGAAAGTTTGtgaaatatttttagaaaaattcaCCATCCTGTTTGTTCCAAGATAATTTTTAGGCCAACATTGCATTGGAATTTGTCAAAATGTGGCTGGCACTGAAGTACTGCAAGTCAAGGCCATCGTTAGATATGAATCCTGATCTTAAGGTCCGGAAATATAGCTTTCGAAATATCATAATGTAACACTTAATTTTCTTCGCAAAATAAAAACTACACTTAATTTGCAATGGATAACAAATTTGTTTTGACTGGTGTAGTGGGTAAACTAAAGCCAAGTAACTCACCAGCTCTAGATTTCAGATAACTACTTGATCTTCACCGTTTCAGCAAATACAGAACAGAACTAAAACGCCACAAAGAACATGGGTCATGCatgtagaaaaatatatcacAAATATGCCTCCAATAACACAGACATTTCTTGCTTCAACAATGAGCATCAAACAACAACCATGTCCAATCTAATGGGTACGAGTGTACGACACAACTAGAACACAGTTATTACACATTAAAGCAGCAAACACACAGAACATGGGTCATGTGGAAAACATATCACAAATATGCCACCCAGAACAGAGACATTTCTTGCTTCAACAATGAGCATCAAACCACAACCATGTCCAATCCGAGGGGTATGACACAACTAGAACACAGTTATTATACATTAAAGAAGCAAGCACATTAATGTTAGCATAAAGACCCGGTTCCATGAACTAACATGCAACAGGATGAACATACCATCAGTTCATTGCACAAGTAGCTGCTGATAAGCACACGCATACATCAACACAGAATAAGCACAGACACATGCATACATAACAACAGTTTCTGTGACATACCATGAGCAGATACATTGGATAGTTAGTTACTCATGGGAAAACATGCTTTTGTTGAGCAGAAACCTTTCATCCAGAGCTCATGGTAAACCGGACAGCAGAGTGACCGTCACTTGCCATCCTTGTTGCCACTGAAGAGATAGTCAAGTGATGAACCACCGCCTGGAGCAGCCTGCACCTTGGTTGACGGACGGTCCTGTGCAAACAAAAGGGAAAGAAATGTCAGCATAAAGCCTCAAATCGGACGCAATGCAAGTAAGATCAATTGCAAAATGCTTACGAAGTGAGCTTGTGTGTTACGTAAGGCATCTTAGCACGTTTCAGACCAGACAATGTACAGTCTGAGAGTTAAATGAGTACAAAATGGATATTTCTTCAAGACAGCATGAGATGGTAATATTCACATGCAGAAATTTGTAAAATTACTGAGTTAAGGCAAAAGTGCCAACCTGAAATAATGAGTTTCTACTTAAGGAACTCCCCTAGAATTCCTGATCAACTACTACTTATCAAAATGCCCCCCCAAAAGACATTATTGCAGTAAGGTTCGTATTTCCACTAGCATTCAATTATTGATGCTAACCATAAGTGGATAGTAACCCTAATTGAAGTTTTTATAATGGAAAGTGGACACTAACCGTAAGGAAATTTCCACAGTTTTGACCTTCAGCCCTCATGTAATTGTTCGCCTTACTACTTTGAATACCGGCTGGGATCTCTTTCAGCTTCTCTGCAGAGGACGAAGGGGCAGGCTTTTGAACTGGAGCAGGCTTCTCAGCTGACTTCGGAGCTTCACCACCACCAAACAGGTAGCCCAGGGAACTCTGACCACCCCCGCTGCTAACACCACGACCCATCTTATAGAACTTCAAAGGTCAATTACTCTGCAAAATTAGTTTCAGATACAAAACGAGTGTTATTCTCAAAGAACTAATTAAATCTCAAACATACATAAGGCCAACTGCAAAACTTTAGAAAATAGCAGACATTTAAGACAAAAGGTGAATATAATTGGTGCTAAGTTTGTTTGCCTGTACAAACcctaaagaaaagaagaaattcAGTTGTCGTCATCTAATTTGTCCGTTTCCTAGGCTCACAGGTTGGAATGCATGAACATCTTATTGGACAGCATAACAACAATGTGGCGTGTAAGTGGTCAAGCACCACGACATGTTAGAGGCTTTAGAGCATTTGACTATCAATACACTATCTCAAACATAAATGGGAAATTGCATAGGTCATAATACATGGCATACCTAACGTGTAAAAATGGAAACCGTAAATTTAGCAACCACTTCCTTACGCtcagtttcttttttcttacaaAATGAACTAATTATCTAAACAGATTAATGAATATCTATACAGAACTTGTATGgcattttcctcttttttatGTATCTCGATGTAGTTGTGTTGATAATATCAAGAACATTCCAATTATGCAGATCAACTTAGTTAGGTACAGCCTGCCGACGTATCCACCTCAACAACCATTTGATTATAGTCACGGTCACAGATGGTATTAGGAAACATCACACTATAAAATTCTCCAATAATAGCGCTGCGTTTGGAACAAAGCGAGCGCAAGATAGTGTCACAACAAAGATTCCGTGCGTGATCCAAACATGCGCAATGATTTGCACCGATAATCCAAATCATTCCGTCCGTTTGCTATAACTAGCATCTTCCCTGCACACAACTCatcagaaatgaaaaaaaaaagaacacagcGAATTTCTGCACCTAATCTGCATTCCACAACATTAAAATAGTAAAATCAAAGCATCAAACGGATCAAACCCAAAAACCATCAAACCACGGAGCTAAGATTTGCATCACAGTGAGGCGGGCACAAAATTTGGCCAAAAGCCTCTTAACACcctaatccaatccaatccaccgCGCATTCGCTCAATCCCGCAAACCGTCCTAGACCTctaacatcatcatcatcatcatcgcatCACCAGAATCCCCAAGATTCACAAGGATTTCCGCGAAATCTCCACCGAATCGGGGGGCTCGAAACGGCCCGCGGGGTGGGGACGCGGATTCGGGAAGGGCACGCACCTTACGCGCCGGATccgggagggaggaagggcgtgggcgcgcggcgcgatCGATTCCGCGGAGACGACGaacaaggggaggaggaggaggagtgggatCGCTGCTCGCTGCTGCGATTCGGTCGGCGGCCGCCATTATTTAGGAAGGTGCGTTTTTGCGGTGAGGTCCCTGTGTTTGTGCGAAATTCTAATGCTTCCTCCGTCGCACAACAAGTTAATTTTTACaatttagataatggaatatcaTTCCGGTCTTTGCGCAAAGAGCTATAacccattatttaaaaaatcgTTCAAAAGCTTTCATAGAACTACACTCTAACCAAACCTTAAGCAAGCACACACTAATGAAAACCAACACAGGATAAAGAAAACACAATTTTCAGatcctatttgtgaatctccatctgAACTTGGCAAAGAGTTACATGACTATTGACTCAAGTTTACGACATGCATTATTCATTATTCATTATTCGGACCTTTGTAGTTGGTTGAGCCCAACACCAGAGCATGATGTCCTATTTTTATATACCCCACGGATACTAATACAACATTAAGATGACTAGAATACCCCTACTTTATCAAACCTCAATATAATTATTCTTCACTTTATCTACttctaaatatatttatctCCTACTTTCACAACAAATTTTGATACAATGATTATAAAAATGAACCtattttgagataaataaaAAGGTTAAAATTGAACCTACTATAGAAGGAAGTAAGTCGGTTTTTATAGTGAACAGAGTGTTTTCGCTGACGCCTGATTGTGCGAAAATTTATAGCCATGTTTTCAACTTAATTATAGTATTATTGCATCAGATTATTTTCTTTATGTATTGGAAAAATATAGtacatttttttgaaaatttttcttaCACTTCAATATACTTAAGACTAAGTTTCTTAAGTTATTTGttaggtttattttttaagatattTAGTTTTTACAATATTTGCGACAATAATTCATTCAATAATGAAAACGGTCTAATGAGTTTTGGCATACTAGTGGAGAGGAAGTTTTGCGCTGAGGTTCCTGGAGTTGTGGTAAATTTGTTTGTGCGAG
This genomic window from Oryza sativa Japonica Group chromosome 12, ASM3414082v1 contains:
- the LOC4352277 gene encoding protein SPIRAL1-like 3; translation: MGRGVSSGGGQSSLGYLFGGGEAPKSAEKPAPVQKPAPSSSAEKLKEIPAGIQSSKANNYMRAEGQNCGNFLTDRPSTKVQAAPGGGSSLDYLFSGNKDGK